The segment AACTCGCCATGAGGCCGGAGACGAGACCCCACGCCGTCAGGACGAACCCGAGGACGACGAGACCGATTCCGGCCGCGATGACGAGATTCTGGAGGGCGATGACCGCGATACCCCCGAGGAGAAGCAACACCCCGACGATGCCTTTCGCTCCGAGTTTGTCGAGCATACGACGGGGTGAGTCCGGGCGGGACTTAAACACCCTTGCTCCGGCGACGGACGAGCGACGACGGCGGATTTAAACCTCCCCGCCTCCAAATCGAAAATATGAGCGATAACGACGGCGGACGGCGGAAGAACCTCCGCATGCCCGACGACGACGAGGTCTTCGCCACCGTCACGAACATGCTCGGAGCGAACCGCGTGAAAGTACGATGCGCCGACGGGACCGAGCGCACCGCTCGGATTCCGGGCAAGATGCAGAAACGCATCTGGATTCGAGAGGACGACGTGGTGCTGGTCGAGCCGTGGGACTGGCAGGACGAGAAGGCCGACATCAAGTGGCGCTACGACAAGCAGGAAGCCGACCAGCTCCGCGAAGAAGGCCACATCCAGTAGCGACGACCGTTTTCAGAGTCGTCGCGCGCGAGTTGAGGATTCGGGCGGCTCCTCGCTTGCAGACTCTCGGCTAAAACACTTCGTCACTCCCTCCCGTCGTTCACCCGCGGTAGATAGCTATCACGGGGTAGCTCCGACTGGCGTCTTCGACCGCGTCACTCTACGACAGAAAAAGTTGTATTTTTTGACCACCAAGTAACACGGACTTCGGGTGGTTACGTCTGCACAAGCACACCAGACCCCAATAGGCAAGAACGCGGGCTTGCGAGTGTGCAATAAATACGTATCCCGTATCGTTCGACGTGTCCTCTCAGCAAGCAACCGACGAACTAGAGGTAGCGCACGACGAGGAGCTTCCGGCCGCCATCGAGGCCATCCGGTCCCGGCGGTCGGGTCACAACTTCGACGCCGACGAGCAACTGGACGACGAGACGCTCGAAGCGGTGATTCGAGACGCCGCGCTCGCGCCCTCGTCGTACAACCTCCAGCCGTGGGAGTTCGTCGCCGTGCAGGACGACGAGACGCTGGACGAGATAGTCGAACTGGCCTACGGGCAGGAACACATCAAGGAGGCCGGGACCGCGATTCTGGTCCTCGGCCACACCGAACCCGAGACGGCCGACGAGGTGTTCCAGCAGTGGGCCGACGCCGGTCGGATGGACGAGGAGGCCGCCGACGAGACCAAGGCGACGGCCGTGGGCATGTACGACGACGAGCGCATGGGCCGGGACTACGGCATCCGGAACGCCAGTCTGGCCGCGGAGAACATTCTCCTCTCCGCGCACGCGCGGGGGCTGACCGCGACGCCGATGATCGGCTTCGACCACGCGGGAGTAAGCGACCTCCTCGACGCGCCCGAGGACAAGGTGCCCGTGATGCTGATCGCTATCGGACCGAGCGGCGGCGACGAACCCGAGCGACTCCCGCGACGAGACGTAGACGAGATTCTCCACCGCGAGAGCTACTGAAGCCGCCGACGAGGGGCGAACCCGGAGACTCCCCGAAAACCCACCCTTTTACCGCTGGACGCGCTAGGACGGTGTAGATGTCCGAGGAGTACAGCCTGCTCGAACCCGACAACGTGGAAGGCGTCGGCGACGAGTGGGAAGAGATAGACGTATCCGACACCGAAGCCGACGAAATCGCTCGCCGACGTGACCGGGAGTTCAACGAGTTCCGCGAGCGATTGAAGAACACCGAGCAGTTCAAAGTCGAGCAGTCGGTGTTCGACGATGCCACGCTGGCCGCCCTCTACAAGCTGGTCCAAGACGGCTACGTGCAGGCGTTCGGCGGTCCCATCTCGTCGGGAAAGGAGGCGAACGTCTACTCGGCGCTCGGCGGCGAGAAGGCCGACGGAAAGGAAGTCGCGGTGAAGGTTTACCGCATCAACGCCTCGGACTTCCGGGACATGCGCGACTACCTCGTGGGCGACCCGCGGTTCGAGGAGCTATCGGGTAACAAAAAGCGGGTCGTCCTCGCGTGGACGCGCAAGGAGTTCGCCAACCTCAAGCGCGCCCAGAAGGCGGGGGTTCGCGTCCCCGACCCCATCGCGGTCCAGCGCAACGTCCTCGTCATGGAGTTTCTGGGGAGCGACGGCGAGCGCGCGCCGACGCTCGACGACGCCCACCTCGAAAACCCCGAGACAGCCTTCGAGGTCGTCCGCGAGTACATGCGACGGCTCTACGACGTGGGACTCGTCCACGGCGATTTGAGCGAGTACAACATCATCGTCCACGACGGCGAACTCGTCATCATCGACCTCGGGCAAGCAGTCACGATTCACCACCCCAACAGCGGCGAGTTCCTGACGCGGGACTGCGCCAACGTCGCCTCGTTCTTCCAGCGACAGGGGATGGACGTTCGCGGCGACGAGTTGGAAGACTGGATTCACGAGAATTCGGACCCCGACAAGTGACGGCGAAACGCTAATACGACGGGCCTCGCTACGTGGACGTGATGAGGTCCGCTCTCTCGACTTGGCGCTGGCAGTCGCCCGGAGAGCGGACAGTGTCGTAACCGAGGACGCACCGGCCTTCACCGGGCGTCGGAGGTGGCGGCGCTCACTCGCTTTTTCGCGCATCGACTTCCGAGCGCCAGCCACCGATTCAGACACATGCCAACAGATTCGACAGATCAGCAGTCCGACTTCACCGTCACGCCCGATTCAGTCGAGGGCGACATCGACTACCGAGAACTCTGCGACCGCTTCGGCGCGGACGAACTGACCGACGAGCAAATCGACCGGTTCCCCGACCCGCACCCGATGGTCCGCCGGAAGGTGTTCTACGCGGGCCGGGACGTAGACCGGTTCCTCACGGCGGCCGAGTCGGGCGAGACCGTCTCGCTCGTGACCGGCGTCGGTCCCTCGGGACCGATGCACATCGGCCACGCGATGCACTTCTACCACGCCAAACACCTCCAAGAGCAGACGGGTGCGCACGTCTATATTCCGCTGTCGGACGACGAGAAGTACTTCGGGAAGGACCTCTCGCTGGCCGAAATCGGCGAGTACGCCCGCGAGAACCTGCGGGACCTACTGGCGGTCGGGTTCGACCCCGAGCGCACTCGCATCGTCGTGGACACCGCGGACGCGGACGTGGTCTATCCGCTCGCGGTTCAGTTCGGCAAGCACCTCACCCAGTCCACGATGGAGGCGACCTACGGCCGACCCGACAACGTGGGCCAGTCGTTCTACCCCACGGTCCAGATTGCGCACTTGCTCTTGCCCCAACTGGTCCACGGGCGACACGCCAGCCTCGTCCCCATCGCGGCCGACCAAGACCCGCACGTCCGCCTCGCGCGAGACGTTGCCGGGAAAGCGGAGTTCGACGTGGACAAGCCCGCGGCCCTCCTGAGCAAGTTCCTACCGACGCTCGACGGGCCGGGCAAGATGAGCAGTTCGGACGACGCCCCGGCCATCTACCTCACCGACGACCGCGAGACGGTCGCGGAGAAGGTCCGGACTCACGCCTACTCGGGCGGGCGGTCGAGCCTCGACGCCCACCGCGAACACGGCGGCGACCCCGACGAGGACGTTGCCTACCAACTACTAGCGTTCTTTTTCGAGGAGGACGACGCCACCCTCGACCGACTCGCTCGGGACTATCGGGCGGGCGACCTCCTCAGCGGCGACCTCAAGAGCTACGCCGCCGAGAAAATCGCGGCCCTCCTCGACGCACATCGAGAGCGCCGCGAGCGAATCGGGGACCTCGACGCCGAGTTGACGAAGTACCGACTGACCGACGACGAGCGCGAGCGCGCACTACCGGCGGGCGTCGGGCAGTTCGGCTGACCGCCGACTCGTCTCGCGGCGACCGAGGGCTTTCGGGGACGGCATCGGAATCGTCGCTACGGCGGTGCATCCATCCCGACCGGAATCGCGGAATCGCAGAATCGCGGAATCGCTGACACAGGGACGAAGACTTAAAACACCCGGAGCGAGTACGTATTCGCATGCAACACGTGAAGATTCCGCAGGACCGAATCGGTGTTCTCATCGGCGAAGGAGGTGAGACGATGCGCGAAATCGAGAGTCGCGCGGAGGTGCGACTCGACATCGACTCCGAGAACGGGAAGGTCGAAGTCGAGAAGACCGGCGACCCGATTCGCGGTCTCAAAGGCCCGGAAATCGTGAAGGCCATCGGTCGCGGCTTCGCGCCCGAGGAGGCGCTCACCCTGCTCGACGACGACATGATGATGTTCGACATCATCGACATCGACGCCGCCGCCCGGAACAAGAACGACCTCGAACGCCAGAAGGGTCGGCTCATCGGCGAGAACGGCCGGACTCGCGAACTCATGGAGGAGTTGACCGGCGCGAGCGTCGTCATCTACGGCACCACGATGGGCGTCATCGGCAGTCCCAAACAGGTCGACGTGGTTCGGAGCGCCGCCGAGATGATTCTCGACGGTGCGCCCCACGGGTCGGTTTACTCGTTCCTCGAACGCAAGCGCAACGAGATGAAGCGCGAGGGGATGGAGTTCCACCAGTTCCCCGGCTAATTAATCTCAACATCTTAAAAATCCGAATTCACGTTCGATGTTGGCTCTGGTGTCGGGCTAAAAACATAAAGGAAATCAAAAAGAAAATTATCGAAGTGTAGAATCCTATTTGGACTATCGATTTCAACGCTTTTGAAGTTGGATACCCTAAGAATGTGTGAGGGACTGAATCCCCCATCAAGACAGTAAACATTGCGGTAGTAAACATCCCGACCCCTAATTTCATCCAATTTCTCCAGTCTTTTATATAGTTAGATGTTAGGTCCATAGTAACAACTAAATGTATTCTTTATTAACACTTTCGATTCTAATTCT is part of the Halorussus salinus genome and harbors:
- a CDS encoding nitroreductase family protein, yielding MSSQQATDELEVAHDEELPAAIEAIRSRRSGHNFDADEQLDDETLEAVIRDAALAPSSYNLQPWEFVAVQDDETLDEIVELAYGQEHIKEAGTAILVLGHTEPETADEVFQQWADAGRMDEEAADETKATAVGMYDDERMGRDYGIRNASLAAENILLSAHARGLTATPMIGFDHAGVSDLLDAPEDKVPVMLIAIGPSGGDEPERLPRRDVDEILHRESY
- the eif1A gene encoding translation initiation factor eIF-1A; the encoded protein is MSDNDGGRRKNLRMPDDDEVFATVTNMLGANRVKVRCADGTERTARIPGKMQKRIWIREDDVVLVEPWDWQDEKADIKWRYDKQEADQLREEGHIQ
- the rio1 gene encoding serine/threonine-protein kinase Rio1, with amino-acid sequence MSEEYSLLEPDNVEGVGDEWEEIDVSDTEADEIARRRDREFNEFRERLKNTEQFKVEQSVFDDATLAALYKLVQDGYVQAFGGPISSGKEANVYSALGGEKADGKEVAVKVYRINASDFRDMRDYLVGDPRFEELSGNKKRVVLAWTRKEFANLKRAQKAGVRVPDPIAVQRNVLVMEFLGSDGERAPTLDDAHLENPETAFEVVREYMRRLYDVGLVHGDLSEYNIIVHDGELVIIDLGQAVTIHHPNSGEFLTRDCANVASFFQRQGMDVRGDELEDWIHENSDPDK
- a CDS encoding DUF7470 family protein — its product is MLDKLGAKGIVGVLLLLGGIAVIALQNLVIAAGIGLVVLGFVLTAWGLVSGLMASFGLGGMMGGGGGGGFQ
- a CDS encoding KH domain-containing protein, which encodes MQHVKIPQDRIGVLIGEGGETMREIESRAEVRLDIDSENGKVEVEKTGDPIRGLKGPEIVKAIGRGFAPEEALTLLDDDMMMFDIIDIDAAARNKNDLERQKGRLIGENGRTRELMEELTGASVVIYGTTMGVIGSPKQVDVVRSAAEMILDGAPHGSVYSFLERKRNEMKREGMEFHQFPG
- a CDS encoding tryptophan--tRNA ligase gives rise to the protein MPTDSTDQQSDFTVTPDSVEGDIDYRELCDRFGADELTDEQIDRFPDPHPMVRRKVFYAGRDVDRFLTAAESGETVSLVTGVGPSGPMHIGHAMHFYHAKHLQEQTGAHVYIPLSDDEKYFGKDLSLAEIGEYARENLRDLLAVGFDPERTRIVVDTADADVVYPLAVQFGKHLTQSTMEATYGRPDNVGQSFYPTVQIAHLLLPQLVHGRHASLVPIAADQDPHVRLARDVAGKAEFDVDKPAALLSKFLPTLDGPGKMSSSDDAPAIYLTDDRETVAEKVRTHAYSGGRSSLDAHREHGGDPDEDVAYQLLAFFFEEDDATLDRLARDYRAGDLLSGDLKSYAAEKIAALLDAHRERRERIGDLDAELTKYRLTDDERERALPAGVGQFG